One window of the Marmota flaviventris isolate mMarFla1 chromosome 2, mMarFla1.hap1, whole genome shotgun sequence genome contains the following:
- the Kcng1 gene encoding voltage-gated potassium channel regulatory subunit KCNG1: protein MTLLPGDNSDYDYSALSCTSDASFHPAFFPQSQSLKGVFYRRAQRLRPQDGPCPGSPAGDRRRRIIINVGGIKYSLPWTTLDEFPLTRLGQLKACTNFDDILNVCDDYDVTCNEFFFDRNPGAFGTILTFLRAGKLRLLREMCALSFQEELLYWGIAEDHLDGCCRRRYLQKIEEFAEMVEQEDEEDPLDSEGRDSEGPARAEGRLGRCMRRLRDMVERPHSGLPGKVFACLSVLFVTVTAVNLSVSTLPSLREEEEQGQCSQMCRNVFIVESVCVGWFSLEFLLRFIQAPSKFAFLRSPLTLIDLVAILPYYVTLLVDGAASGRRKPGASNSYLDKVGLVLRVLRALRILYVMRLARHSLGLQTLGLTARRCTREFGLLLLFLCVAIALFAPLLYVIENEMADSPEFTSIPACYWWAVITMTTVGYGDMVPRSTPGQVVALSSILSGILLMAFPVTSIFHTFSRSYLELKQEQERVMFRRAQFLIKTKSQLSGMSQDSDILFGSASSDTRDNN from the exons ATGACCCTGCTCCCGGGAGACAATTCTGATTACGACTACAGCGCCCTGAGCTGCACCTCGGACGCCTCCTTCCACCCGGCCTTCTTCCCGCAGAGCCAGTCCCTCAAGGGCGTGTTCTACCGGCGCGCCCAGCGGCTGCGGCCGCAGGATGGCCCCTGCCCGGGCAGCCCCGCGGGGGACCGCCGCCGCCGGATCATCATCAACGTGGGCGGCATCAAGTACTCGCTGCCCTGGACCACGCTGGACGAGTTCCCGCTGACGCGGCTGGGCCAGCTCAAGGCCTGCACCAACTTCGACGACATCCTCAACGTGTGCGACGACTACGACGTGACCTGCAACGAGTTCTTCTTCGACCGTAACCCGGGGGCCTTCGGCACCATCCTCACCTTCCTGCGGGCGGGCAAGCTGCGGCTGCTGCGGGAGATGTGCGCGCTCTCCTTCCAGGAGGAGCTGCTGTACTGGGGCATCGCCGAGGACCACCTCGAcggctgctgccgccgccgctaCCTGCAGAAGATCGAGGAGTTCGCCGAGATGGTGGAGCAGGAGGACGAGGAGGACCCGCTGGACAGCGAGGGCCGCGACAGCGAGGGCCCCGCCAGGGCCGAGGGCCGCCTGGGCCGCTGCATGCGGAGACTGCGCGACATGGTGGAGAGGCCCCACTCGGGGCTGCCCGGCAAGGTGTTCGCCTGCCTGTCGGTGCTGTTTGTCACCGTCACCGCGGTCAACCTCTCCGTCAGCACCTTGCCCagcctgagggaggaggaggagcag ggccagTGCTCCCAGATGTGCCGCAACGTCTTCATCGTGGAGTCGGTGTGCGTGGGCTGGTTCTCCCTCGAGTTCCTCTTGCGGTTCATCCAGGCGCCCAGCAAGTTCGCCTTCCTGCGCAGCCCGCTGACACTCATCGACCTGGTGGCCATCCTGCCCTACTACGTCACGCTGCTGGTGGACGGCGCGGCCTCGGGCCGCCGCAAGCCGGGCGCCAGCAACAGCTACCTGGACAAGGTGGGGCTGGTGCTGCGCGTGCTGCGGGCGCTGCGCATCCTGTACGTGATGCGCCTGGCGCGCCACTCGCTGGGGCTGCAGACGCTGGGGCTCACGGCCCGCCGCTGCACCCGCGAGTTCGGGCTGCTGCTGCTCTTCCTGTGCGTGGCCATCGCCCTCTTCGCCCCGCTCCTCTATGTCATCGAGAACGAGATGGCCGACAGCCCCGAGTTCACCAGCATCCCCGCCTGCTACTGGTGGGCGGTCATCACCATGACGACTGTGGGCTACGGAGACATGGTGCCCAGGAGCACCCCCGGCCAGGTGGTGGCGCTGAGCAGCATCCTCAGCGGCATCCTGCTCATGGCCTTCCCGGTGACGTCCATCTTCCACACCTTCTCCCGCTCCTACCTGGAGCTCAAGCAGGAGCAGGAGAGGGTGATGTTCCGCAGGGCCCAGTTCCTCATCAAGACCAAGTCGCAGCTGAGCGGCATGTCCCAGGACAGTGACATCTTGTTCGGAAGTGCCTCCTCGGACACCAGAGACAACAACTGA